Proteins encoded by one window of Arachis hypogaea cultivar Tifrunner chromosome 1, arahy.Tifrunner.gnm2.J5K5, whole genome shotgun sequence:
- the LOC112800715 gene encoding uncharacterized protein isoform X1 — protein MFSTSRVAEDDASLVKKIGQIFQYSKIEARREEQIQAAHDEAMFGASTLPPPTSTDSEPERENKKEVDKKDVVTSLLSETEC, from the exons ATGTTTTCAACGAgtcgag TGGCTGAAGATGATGCTTCCTTGGTCAAGAAAATTGGCCAGATTTTCCAGTATTCTAAAATAGAG GCAAGAAGGGAGGAACAAATCCAAGCTGCTCATGACGAAGCCATGTTTGGTGCTTCAACACTTCCACCTCCTACCAGTACTGACAGTGAGCCTGAAAGGGAGAATAAGAAAGAAGTTGATAAAAAAGATGTTGTTACAAGCCTCTTAAGTGAAACG gagtgctga
- the LOC112800715 gene encoding uncharacterized protein isoform X2 — protein sequence MAEDDASLVKKIGQIFQYSKIEARREEQIQAAHDEAMFGASTLPPPTSTDSEPERENKKEVDKKDVVTSLLSETEC from the exons A TGGCTGAAGATGATGCTTCCTTGGTCAAGAAAATTGGCCAGATTTTCCAGTATTCTAAAATAGAG GCAAGAAGGGAGGAACAAATCCAAGCTGCTCATGACGAAGCCATGTTTGGTGCTTCAACACTTCCACCTCCTACCAGTACTGACAGTGAGCCTGAAAGGGAGAATAAGAAAGAAGTTGATAAAAAAGATGTTGTTACAAGCCTCTTAAGTGAAACG gagtgctga
- the LOC112800748 gene encoding thioredoxin-like protein AAED1, chloroplastic, whose translation MALSFLPSTPTLQSLKPSLPSISPPSSHAPSLMLLTSSKLTGPSPTGPFALTRRHNLSARASTSHYTPTVAEELADVTIFTASGDPVAFKDLWDQNQGIAVVALLRHFGCPCCWELASALKEAKARFDSAGVKLIAVGVGGPSKARMLAERLPFPVDCLYADPDRKAYNVLDLYYGFGRTFFNPASAKVLSKSRFDALRNATKNYTIEATPDDRSGVLQQGGMFVFKGKELLYARKDEGTGDHAPLDDIFEVCCCNAIA comes from the exons ATGGCGTTATCGttccttccatccaccccaaccctTCAATCTCTCAAACCATCTCTCCCCTCAATCTCACCCCCATCTTCTCACGCCCCTTCCCTTATGCTTCTTACTTCCTCCAAATTGACGGGCCCAAGCCCAACCGGCCCATTTGCCCTCACCAGAAGACACAACCTTTCTGCCAGAGCTTCCACCTCGCACTACACTCCCACCGTAGCCGAGGAACTCGCCGACGTAACCATTTTCACCGCCTCCGGCGACCCTGTTGCCTTCAAAGACCTTTGGGATCAAAACCAG GGCATAGCTGTGGTGGCCCTATTGAGGCACTTTGGATGCCCTTGCTG TTGGGAATTAGCTTCAGCCTTGAAAGAAGCCAAAGCTAGGTTTGATTCAGCTGGTGTTAAACTAATTGCAGTTGGAGTTGGTGGCCCCAGTAAAGCCCGCATGCTTGCTGAGCGA TTACCATTTCCAGTGGATTGTCTCTATGCAGATCCTGACCGCAAG GCATATAATGTTTTGGACCTATATTATGGTTTTGGTCGTACATTCTTTAACCCTGCCAGT GCAAAGGTGTTATCAAAATCTAGATTTGATGCTTTGCGGAATGCTACAAAGAACTATACGATAGAAGCCACACCAGATGATAGAAGTGGTGTGTTGCAGCAG GGAGGGATGTTTGTGTTCAAAGGGAAGGAGCTATTATATGCGAGAAAAGACGAAGGTACAGGCGATCATGCCCCCTTAGATGATATTTTTGAAGTATGTTGTTGCAATGCTATTGCCTAA